Proteins from one Cryptomeria japonica chromosome 4, Sugi_1.0, whole genome shotgun sequence genomic window:
- the LOC131032055 gene encoding disease resistance protein RUN1 — MSVTRYKPSHRSLSSTSRSYDVFLSFRGEDVRRTFLGYLLAAFKDAGVDAFLDSHDIKRGDMISSTIRKAIDNSEILIPIFSKNFAASHWCLDEVAHMCKANGIIIPLFYYVKPTEVRNPWRGAYAEAFEGKKQRYTPERISEWAIALHEIPSSSGWCIDDTSGSEAEKVKQVVQDVLEILKQKSTSVEETQPQSLEGEHSDTTPRNEPLRISKSIFINMAEHVSKVINMLNTDSDENVLTVAIYGDGGVGKTSLAKAIHSHIYLKFDATCFVYDVRHKAQNTNGVAKMQRQLLKDLVKFKDKVNDEVHGKMLMKTHLRSIKALVILEYVDDWKQLEALRGDWFGPGSRVLVTTLDPNILKNEKGSFVYELQGLAQEHALQLFSWHAFMRDEPEDDYKELSSKAVDICNRLPFSLEVLGAHLRNRDLSDWNQTIQTLECSSYNGKYAIPRLCYDGLKSEQKEMFLDMACLFTGRRWESVISFWEASHLHPNVGLTEMKLKSLIKLDDNDRLGMHSELRDTGRAIVADESAEPGNRSRLFKPEEVQLVLTEEKGTERVRYLTYLQQDVKLQTHSFQRMCELHLLWLNAAHLEGDYRKMPPNLKWLRWENCPLKCLPCEWNMKHVVVLDLSFSKSIKALWLKSSNVEGPKNLKVLKLNYCTSLQVLPDLASHTSLMQLELCGCKELKELPESIGFLTELKCLDLSNCCSLKNLPESVRWLSCLEKLSLHGCHNLRSLPQPIGEWKRLRHLDLHCCSRLQTLPDSIYELESLSGLDMTGCKEISLEEGLGHLVRMERLVLSNCAAIWRLPISTGQLNYLRHLNLNHCTFLSRLPKALGNLICLEELLLNECYNLHKLPKSIGNLSCLKTLEMEETYSLYVLPDSFSELTSLKNLKVGGCPLPELIGELSSLENMHLKSYRESFLPPTFGSLLRLTKLFLHHCTQFVELPRLPKELIEVCIQDCFGLEKIFNMSHMKRLKLLRIHNCRELVELPDLGFLQSLQELSISECKNLKPIHGIQGLKSLRRVHVPGCRLTSSGSSILKPRLLIKETRCLELLSFSANGVPKCLEKKMEINGDDVLYATLDSDEQCSGIAMSIMVRFRRGINSVGVELSTLRDDKEIFNTRLVNHSKNVEGDQIFVHILHKNHPMVMILQSGDVVRAKADRDEERMIRSGGMQFLSKGEDGRREDLLLENLGRDLAMLMETYRDNLAFEDEE, encoded by the exons ATGTCAGTGACAAGATACAAACCCTCACACAGGTCTCTGTCTTCTACATCAAGAAGTTACGATGTTTTCTTAAGTTTTAGAGGGGAGGACGTAAGAAGAACATTTCTAGGTTACCTTCTAGCTGCCTTTAAAGATGCAGGGGTTGATGCATTCCTGGATAGCCATGACATTAAAAGGGGGGATATGATTAGTTCAACTATTCGTAAGGCAATCGACAACAGTGAGATTCTCATTCCTATTTTCTCCAAGAATTTTGCGGCGTCCCATTGGTGCCTGGACGAAGTAGCTCACATGTGCAAAGCAAATGGTATAATTATACCCTTATTCTATTATGTGAAGCCAACAGAGGTAAGAAATCCTTGGAGAGGTGCCTATGCCGAGGCTTTTGAGGGGAAGAAACAAAGATACACACCGGAAAGAATTAGCGAGTGGGCAATTGCTCTCCATGAAATTCCCTCTTCCTCTGGCTGGTGTATAGATGACACATCTGG ATCTGAGGCAGAAAAAGTCAAGCAAGTAGTCCAGGATGTTTTAGAGATATTAAAACAAAAGTCGACCTCAGTTGAGGAAACTCAGCCCCAGAGCCTAGAAGGAGAACACTCAGATACAACACCGAGAAATGAACCACTCAGAATTTCAAAGTCAATCTTCATCAATATGGCAGAACACGTGAGTAAAGTTATAAATATGCTCAATACAGATTCTGATGAGAATGTACTCACTGTTGCCATTTATGGAGATGGGGGTGTCGGAAAAACGTCACTCGCAAAGGCCATTCACAGTCACATTTATCTCAAATTTGATGCTACCTGCTTTGTATATGATGTGCGTCATAAAGCCCAAAATACAAATGGTGTAGCTAAGATGCAGCGCCAGTTATTAAAAGACCTTGTCAAGTTCAAGGATAAAGTTAATGATGAGGTTCATGGAAAGATGTTGATGAAAACCCATTTGAGGTCCATAAAGGCCCTTGTTATTCTGGAATATGTTGATGACTGGAAGCAGTTGGAGGCTCTACGAGGGGACTGGTTTGGACCAGGTAGCAGAGTGCTTGTAACAACACTTGATCCCAACATACTAAAGAATGAAAAGGGAAGTTTTGTTTATGAATTGCAGGGACTGGCTCAAGAACATGCTCTTCAATTGTTTAGCTGGCATGCTTTCATGAGAGATGAACCTGAAGATGATTATAAAGAATTGTCAAGCAAAGCTGTGGATATTTGCAATAGGCTGCCATTTTCACTTGAAGTTCTGGGTGCTCATTTGCGTAATAGAGATTTAAGTGATTGGAATCAAACCATTCAAACGCTAGAATGTTCAAGTTACAATGGCAAGTACGCCATTCCTAGACTTTGTTATGATGGCCTAAAATCTGAACAAAAAGAGATGTTTCTAGACATGGCTTGTTTATTCACAGGAAGAAGATGGGAAAGTGTTATTAGCTTTTGGGAAGCTAGTCATTTGCATCCCAATGTAGGCCTAACAGAAATGAAGCTGAAATCACTCATTAAATTAGACGACAATGATAGACTTGGAATGCATAGTGAGCTGAGAGATACGGGAAGAGCTATTGTAGCAGATGAATCAGCAGAACCAGGGAATCGTAGCAGATTGTTTAAGCCAGAAGAGGTTCAACTAGTTTTAACGGAAGAAAAG GGAACAGAAAGGGTGAGATATCTTACATACCTTCAGCAAGATGTAAAACTCCAAACTCATagttttcaaagaatgtgtgaaTTGCATTTGCTTTGGCTTAATGCAGCTCATTTAGAGGGAGACTACAGAAAAATGCCTCCAAATTTGAAGTGGCTAAGATGGGAAAACTGCCCTCTAAAATGCTTGCCATGTGAATGGAATATGAAGCATGTAGTAGTACTTGATTTGAGCTTCAGCAAAAGCATTAAGGCACTATGGTTAAAATCATCCAATGTAGAG GGTCCGAAAAACCTCAAGGTACTTAAGTTGAATTACTGCACAAGTCTTCAGGTCCTCCCAGATTTAGCCAGCCACACGTCGCTTATGCAACTGGAGCTCTGTGGTTGTAAAGAGTTGAAGGAACTACCAGAGTCCATTGGATTTTTGACAGAGCTTAAATGCCTTGATCTGTCGAATTGCTGCAGCTTAAAGAATTTACCCGAATCCGTCAGATGGTTGTCCTGCTTGGAGAAGCTGTCTCTTCATGGTTGCCATAATCTAAGAAGCCTTCCTCAACCAATCGGAGAATGGAAGCGCTTGCGGCATCTGGATTTACATTGTTGTTCTCGTTTACAGACTCTACCTGATTCAATCTATGAACTTGAAAGTTTATCCGGGTTGGATATGACTGGTTGCAAAGAAATCAGCTTAGAAGAAGGGCTAGGGCACCTTGTTCGTATGGAAAGGTTGGTTCTAAGCAATTGTGCAGCAATATGGAGGTTGCCTATATCTACAGGTCAACTTAATTATTTACGACATCTAAACCTGAATCACTGCACTTTTTTGTCTCGACTGCCAAAGGCATTGGGAAATCTGATCTGTTTAGAGGAGTTGTTGCTCAATGAATGCTACAATCTACACAAGCTTCCAAAGAGCATCGGGAATCTGTCTTGCCTAAAGACTCTAGAAATGGAAGAAACCTACAGTCTATATGTTCTTCCAGATAGCTTTTCAGAATTGACTTCCTTGAAGAATCTAAAAGTAGGTGGTTGCCCTTTACCAGAACTTATTGGAGAGTTGTCATCACTAGAAAATATGCATCTGAAGTCATATAGAGAGTCCTTTTTGCCACCAACTTTTGGCAGTCTTTTGCGCCTAACCAAACTCTTCCTGCATCACTGTACACAGTTCGTGGAACTTCCACGTCTTCCAAAGGAGCTCATTGAAGTGTGTATTCAAGACTGTTTCGGACTAGAGAAAATCTTTAACATGTCACATATGAAGAGGCTGAAGCTGCTGAGGATACACAACTGTAGAGAACTTGTTGAATTGCCCGACCTTGGGTTCTTGCAGTCACTGCAAGAGCTCTCAATCTCGGAATGTAAGAATTTAAAGCCAATTCATGGAATTCAAGGGCTGAAATCCTTGAGAAGAGTGCATGTTCCAGGTTGCAGATTGACCAGCTCAGGAAGCTCAATATTGAAACCTCGCCTTTTAATCAAG GAAACACGTTGTTTAGAGTTGCTTAGTTTTTCAGCAAATGGGGTTCCAAAGTGTTTAGAAAAGAAGATGGAAATTAACGGTGATGATGTACTGTATGCTACATTGGACAGTGACGAGCAATGTTCAGGGATTGCAATGTCCATTATGGTGAGGTTCAGGAGAGGTATTAATTCAGTGGGTGTAGAACTAAGCACTTTAAGAGATGACAAGGAGATTTTCAATACCAGGCTTGTTAACCATTCAAAAAAtgtagaaggagatcagatttttgTGCACATTTTGCATAAAAATCACCCCATGGTTATGATCTTGCAGAGTGGAGATGTGGTCCGGGCAAAGGCAGACAGAGATGAAGAAAGAATGATAAGAAGTGGTGGAATGCAATTCCTCTCTAAAGGAGAAGATGGGAGAAGAGAAGATTTATTGCTGGAGAACTTGGGAAGGGATTTGGCAATGTTAATGGAAACTTACCGTGACAATCTAGCCTTTGAAGATGAGGAATAA